The stretch of DNA GACGGATACAGGCGCGCATAGGCCTGGCCGAGCCGGGTGCCGTAGGAGCCGCCGAATACGTTGACGGCGCCGTAGCCGAGCGCGCGGCGCACCAGTTCGGTGTCGCGGGCGGCGGCCTCGGTGGTGTAGGCGCTGAAGGGCGCGCGGGTGGCGGCGATGCAGGCGCGCAGTTCCGCTTCCAGCTGGTCTTCGGTCATGCGCTCGTGTTCCGGCTTGCTCTTGCAATCGAGCTTGCCCGACAGGCCGGTGCCGCGCTGGTCGATGAACACGATGTCGCGGGTCGCGCGCACGCGGCCGAACGCGGTCGGCAGGATCTGCACGACTTCGCTGCCGGCCTGGCCGGGGCCGCCGGCCAGCACGAACAGCGGGTCGTTGCGCACGCCCTTGCGGTGCGCCGGCGCGACCGTGACGTGCAGCTTGAGCTTGTCGCCGGCCGGCCTGGCATGGTCCAGCGGCACCTCGAGGGTGACGCATTGCAGGGTGTCGGTCACGCCGGGCAGGTGGCAGTTGCGGGTGGCGGCGGGCGCGGTCTTGGCGGGCGGCGCCGATGCGCTGGCCACGGCGCTGGCGCCGAGCCAGAGGGCGGCGGCCGGCAGCAGGGCGGGCAGTAACGATCTTGTCTTCACACAATCTCCTCAAAGGACGCCTGCATAGTAGAGTGGCATCGTTTTGACGGTCAACGACTTGTTGCACCATCGCATGAAATTATGCGAAGCGGGAAGGCTTTGATTTGAAGGAAAGAAATAGATCAGTGAAGCTGGCCGAAAATGCGACAGGCGGTGATGCCTGGATTGACGGACTGACCGCTGTTCGGCTATCATCGTGGGCTTTCCCTTTGCTCGGGGAAATAATAAGGCAGAGTCCGCTGCAGCAAGGGCGGAACCACCACAGTGAGCATTTAACCTATTAGGAAGTCAACATGAAAACTTTTTCCGCTAAGGGCCATGAAGTCCAGCGCGACTGGTTTGTGATTGACGCGACGGACTTGGTCCTCGGACGTGTTGCCAGCGAAGTGGCACTCCGACTGCGCGGCAAGCACAAGCCGGAGTTCACTCCGCACGTCGATACCGGCGACTACATCATCGTCGTCAATGCAGGCAAGCTCCGCGTGACCGGCACCAAGGCCACCGAGAAGACCTACTACCGTCACTCGGGCTACCCGGGCGGTATCTACGAAACCAACTTCCTGAAAATGCAACAGCGCTTCCCGGGCCGTGCCCTGGAAAAGGCTGTCAAAGGCATGCTGCCGAAGGGCCCGCTGGGCTACGCCATGATCAAGAAGCTGAAAGTGTACGCGGAAGGCACCCACCCGCACGCAGCACAGCAACCTCAAGCACTGACCCTCTAAGGAACTGACATGATCGGTAACTATAACTACGGCACCGGCCGTCGCAAGAGTGCAGTCGCTCGCGTGTTCATCAAGGCCGGCACCGGCCAGATCATCGTGAACGGCAAGCCGGCGTCGGAATACTTCTCGCGCGAAACCGGCCTGATGGTCATCCGTCAGCCGCTGGAACTGACCGGCAACGTCGAGCGTTTCGACATCAAGGTTAACGTGCACGGCGGTGGCGAATCGGGCCAGGCTGGCGCTGTCCGTCACGGCATCACCCGCGCGCTGATCGACTACGACGCAGGCCTCAAGGGCGACCTGGCACGTGCCGGTTTCGTCACCCGTGACGCCCGTGAAGTCGAGCGTAAGAAAGTCGGCCTGCGTAAAGCACGCCGCGCAAAGCAGTTCTCGAAGCGTTAATTCGTTTCCCCTGCTGGCTGGCAGCGTCTTCGGACGCTGCTGCTGCGAAAGCCGTCCTCCGCAAGGTGGGCGGCTTTTTGCTTTTGAGGCCTTACCTCAGCACCAATATCCCAGGAACGCCTTGAACACCGTTTCCCGTCTGGCATACAGGCCGCTTCCGATCATCAGCAGGCTGAGCAGCATCGTGACGATGTAGATCACCTGGTAGGGACTGTCGATGTAGGCCGCGGCCCAGACCGAGCCGCAGAACAGGGCAAGGCCAACGAGCACATGAAGTACGCGTGCGATCAGCTCGGCCGTCGAGCTGGACTTCCTTGGGTGCCAGGGGAAGCTGGTGCGATGCTGCATTTGCTGTCGTTCGCGAATCATATGCCTCGATCTGGGGACGAATCCGTTGCCAATAATAGTCCAACATAGCATCGTCAAATGGCCGAGGCAACGCAGCAAAGAATATTTGCATGCTGAGCCGTTTATGCAAATATCCTTTGCACATCACTTTCTGCCCCTAAGCCCTTGGGCGCACGCATTTTTCATGGCTGTTAAAATGCAGCCTCGTCCTGAAAAGGTCATTCTCACATCACGAAGGAACAGAACATGATCAAAGTTGGCATCGTTGGCGGAACCGGATACACGGGCGTGGAATTGCTGCGGCTGTTGGCCGTGCACCCCGACGTGCAACTGACCGCGATCACTTCGCGCAAGGAAGACGGCCTGCCGGTCGCGGACATGTTCCCCTCGCTGCGCGGCGTCGTCGACCTGGCTTTCTCGAGCCCGGACAAGGCCGACCTGACCCAGTGTGACGTGGTGTTCTTCGCCACTCCGCACGGCGTCGCCATGGCCCAGGCCCCGGCGCTGCTGGCGGCCGGCGTCAAGGTGATCGACCTGGCGGCCGACTTCCGCTTGAAGGACCAGGCCACCTTCGAGAAGTGGTACAAGATCCCGCACACTGCCCCGGAACTGATCGAGGAAGCCGTGTACGGCCTGCCGGAACTGAACCGCGACGATATCAAGGGCGCGCGCCTGATCGCCAACCCGGGCTGCTACCCGACCACCATGCAGCTCGGCTTCGTGCCGCTGCTCAAGGCCGGCCTGATCGACGCGGGCAGCCTGATCGCCGACTGCAAGTCGGGCGTCTCGGGCGCCGGCCGCAAGGCCGAGATCGGCACGCTGTTCTCGGAAGCGAGCGACAACTTCAAGGCCTACGGCGTGCATGGCCACCGCCACACCCCGGAAACCTCGGCCCAGCTGGCGCGCTACACCGAGCAGAAGGTCGGCCTGATCTTCACCCCGCACCTGGTGCCGATGATCCGCGGCATGCACGCGACCCTGTACGCGCGCCTGACGGAGGACATCGACGATGCAGGCCTGCAGGCCCTGTTCGAGGACACCTACAAGGACAGCACGTTTGTGGACGTGATGCCCTTCGGCTCGCACCCGGAAACCCGCTCGACCCGCGGCTCGAACATGCTGCGCCTGGCGCTGCACCGTCCGGAAGGCGGCAATACCGTCGTGATCCTGGTGGTGCAGGACAACTTGGTCAAGGGCGCCTCGGGCCAGGCCGTGCAGTGCATGAACCTGATGTTCGGCCTGGATGAGGCGACCGGCCTGAAGCAGGTCGCACTGCTGCCGTAATGGCTTCCCCTGCCGCGCGGCTTCTGCCCGCGCGGCGTCTTCCTTCCTACATTCCGGCAACACGCCGCGCCAAGCGATCTAGATCAAGGCCACTCTTGTTGAGAACGGTAAATTGACCGATGCACAGGTTGATTTCAGCGCCGCGGCATTGACCGTCGGCGTCCTACAGGAAGGGGTGGAACATGTTTGGTCGACAAGTAAAGAGCGAGATTGACAGCCTGGTCGGCATTTCGGCCCGGATCGAGGGCGACCTGTGCTTTACTGGAGGACTGCGCATCGACGGCGAGGTGCACGGCAACGTGGTCGCCGCGGAAGGCGCCGACAGCATGTTGATCGTCTCCGAGCATGCCCGGATCGAAGGCGAGGTGCGCTGCGCCAGCCTGGTGGTCAACGGTTACATCTCCGGATCGGTATATTCGTCAGAACTCCTTGAATTACAGCCGAAAGGCCGCATACATGGTGATGTACATTACCGTTTGCTCGAGATGCATGGCGGGGCGCTCGTGACCGGGAAACTGACCCACGAACCCGCGGGCGAGCCGGTGTTTCATCTGGCCGACGCCGAGCCGTCCCTGACGGCCGGGTAGGCAGCATGAGTTGCGCCAACGGTCTATAATGGGCGCAATTCGACTATTCACCAGGAGTGTTTCATGACCGCAGTCGCCGAAGTGCAAGAGCACGACACGATCCCCGTTCCGATCAACTTCACCGACAGCGCCGCAGAGAAAGTTGCCCAGCTGATCGAGGAAGAAGGCAATCCCGACCTCAAGCTGCGCGTTTTCGTGCAGGGTGGCGGTTGCTCCGGCTTCCAGTATGGTTTTACCTTTGACGAAATCGTCAACGACGACGACACCACCATGGAAAAGAACGGTGTCCAGCTGCTGATCGACTCGATGAGCTACCAGTACCTGGTCGGCGCCGAGATCGACTACAAGGACGACCTCGAAGGCGCCCAGTTCGTGATCAAGAACCCGAACGCCACCTCGACCTGCGGTTGCGGTTCGTCGTTCTCCGCCTGATCTTCCCCCAGGCAGCCCGGTGATCCGGGCAGTCGACGGCCCGGTTCATCCGGGCCGTTCCTTTTATAAAGCTGGCTGTGTCCTACATCGGGGTCAGGTCTGACATTTAGACACGGACTGAGCAATACAGTCGCGTAACGCTTGAGCTCGTGTCCGAATGTCAGACCTGACCCCCGGGGGGCTCAGGCGGGGTACAGCGCGCCGAGGATGCGTGGGCCGCGTGCGCCGGTGACGGCCGGCAGATTGCCCGGCTCGCGCTGCAGGAAGCGCCAGCCCAGCCAGGCGAAGGCCAGCGCCTCGACCCGGTTCGGCGCGATGCCCAGCGCCGCCGTCGATGCCACGGTGGCGCCGCCCAGCGCCGTGCCGATCTCGCGCAGCAGGGTCGCGTTGTAGGCGCCGCCGCCGCAGGCGTACACGGCATCCACCCCCGCGTGCTCGGCGCGGATGGCGTCGGCGATCGTCACCGCCGTCAGACGGGTGAGGGTTGCCATCACGTCTTGCGCGGCGAGTGCGCCGAAGCCCTTGAGCTTGGCATCCAGCCATGCGTCATGGAACAGGTCGCGCCCGGTGCTCTTGGGCGCCGGCTGGCGGAAGAAAGGTTCGTCCAGCAGCGCATCGAGCAGCGGCAGGTGGACGCTGCCGCCGGCGGCCCAGGCGCCGTCCTCGTCGTAGGCCTTGCCCAGGTGACGGCCGATCCACAGGTCCATCAAGACGTTGCCCGGGCCGGTATCGAAACCGGTGACGCGGCCGTCGCCGTGCAGCACGCTGATGTTGCCGATCCCGCCGATGTTGACCACCACCCGGGCGGTGCCCGGCTCCCCGAAGGCGGCCTCGTGGAAAGCCGGCACCAGCGGCGCGCCCTGGCCGCCAGCCGCGATGTCGCGGCTGCGGAAGTCGGCGATCACGTCGATGCCGGCCAGTTCTGCCAGCAGGGCAGGGTTGTTGGTCTGGCGCGTGAAGCCCAGTTCCGGGCGGTGGCGGATGGTCTGGCCGTGGACGGCCACGGCCGCGACCGGCCCGCCGGCCTGGGGCAGCAGTTGGCGCACGCAGTCGGCGTAGCACAAGGCCAGGCCGTTGGCGGCCAGGGCTTCGCGCTCGAGTTCGTTCTCGCTGGCGGATTGCAGCGCCATCAGCTCGCTGCGCAATGCGGCGGGGAAGGGCGTGAAGGCTGCCGCGATGCTGCGGATGCCGCCGCCGGCGAAGTCGGCCAGCACGCCGTCCACGCCGTCGAGGCTGGTGCCGGACATCAGGCCGATGATCAGGGAAGAGGTCTCGCTCATGTTCTCACTCGTGATATGCAAACCGCCACCGGTTTGCCAGGTCGGCGCCTGGAGGCGGCGCCGACCCGCATACTAAACGCTCGAGCAAGATAGCGAAAGCCGCACGTGCTGGATGAAGCAGGCCGGATGGTCTCGATGCGTCCGGGGAGCCTGCTCAGGCCGGGGCCTGGTCGAAATGAACGGGATTCCCCGCGCCATTCTTGCGGCGTACCACGACGGTATTGGCCATCTTGTCATGCCAGGCTTGTTTGCGGGGATCGAAGCCAGCCCAGAGGTAACCGAGCAACAAGGGGATGGCCGACACGAAATAGCCGATGTAGCGGATGACATATTGGCTGGTGCTCGGTTTTCCGCCGGTGCGTGCATCGACGATGATGGCGCCCACGGCCATTTTTCCGGGCGTTGCGGCAAATTTGCTCCAGAGGAGCACGATGACGATGGACGGCAACACGTAGGAGATGACGAAGTCCGCCGGGCCGGCGATCAAGGTTTCATTGTCAAGGTATTCCATGCCATAAATGGCGAGCAATATCGGCAAGGTGGCGATCGCCGTCAGGATGCCATCGATCAGGCTCGCACCGAAACGGGCCCAAAACCCGACATATTCCAGTTCCGCTTGTTCTTGCACACGCATCTCCTCGGGTTGTTATTGCATTGATGAAATAAATTCACGGTAGCATTGCTCCAGGACGTAAGCAATACCTGATGCATAATCCCATGGCCCTCACTCAACGCGTCTTCACGGACGCGCCGCGAAAAACTGGCTGTCGACACTGTGGCGCGGCATGCCAAGCTGTTCGGGCTTCTTCATCAGGTAGGCGAAGCCGCTGCGCTCGCCCTTCAGGGCGCCG from Massilia varians encodes:
- the rplM gene encoding 50S ribosomal protein L13, with amino-acid sequence MKTFSAKGHEVQRDWFVIDATDLVLGRVASEVALRLRGKHKPEFTPHVDTGDYIIVVNAGKLRVTGTKATEKTYYRHSGYPGGIYETNFLKMQQRFPGRALEKAVKGMLPKGPLGYAMIKKLKVYAEGTHPHAAQQPQALTL
- the rpsI gene encoding 30S ribosomal protein S9, giving the protein MIGNYNYGTGRRKSAVARVFIKAGTGQIIVNGKPASEYFSRETGLMVIRQPLELTGNVERFDIKVNVHGGGESGQAGAVRHGITRALIDYDAGLKGDLARAGFVTRDAREVERKKVGLRKARRAKQFSKR
- the argC gene encoding N-acetyl-gamma-glutamyl-phosphate reductase, translated to MIKVGIVGGTGYTGVELLRLLAVHPDVQLTAITSRKEDGLPVADMFPSLRGVVDLAFSSPDKADLTQCDVVFFATPHGVAMAQAPALLAAGVKVIDLAADFRLKDQATFEKWYKIPHTAPELIEEAVYGLPELNRDDIKGARLIANPGCYPTTMQLGFVPLLKAGLIDAGSLIADCKSGVSGAGRKAEIGTLFSEASDNFKAYGVHGHRHTPETSAQLARYTEQKVGLIFTPHLVPMIRGMHATLYARLTEDIDDAGLQALFEDTYKDSTFVDVMPFGSHPETRSTRGSNMLRLALHRPEGGNTVVILVVQDNLVKGASGQAVQCMNLMFGLDEATGLKQVALLP
- a CDS encoding bactofilin family protein; this translates as MFGRQVKSEIDSLVGISARIEGDLCFTGGLRIDGEVHGNVVAAEGADSMLIVSEHARIEGEVRCASLVVNGYISGSVYSSELLELQPKGRIHGDVHYRLLEMHGGALVTGKLTHEPAGEPVFHLADAEPSLTAG
- the erpA gene encoding iron-sulfur cluster insertion protein ErpA, with translation MTAVAEVQEHDTIPVPINFTDSAAEKVAQLIEEEGNPDLKLRVFVQGGGCSGFQYGFTFDEIVNDDDTTMEKNGVQLLIDSMSYQYLVGAEIDYKDDLEGAQFVIKNPNATSTCGCGSSFSA
- a CDS encoding anhydro-N-acetylmuramic acid kinase gives rise to the protein MSETSSLIIGLMSGTSLDGVDGVLADFAGGGIRSIAAAFTPFPAALRSELMALQSASENELEREALAANGLALCYADCVRQLLPQAGGPVAAVAVHGQTIRHRPELGFTRQTNNPALLAELAGIDVIADFRSRDIAAGGQGAPLVPAFHEAAFGEPGTARVVVNIGGIGNISVLHGDGRVTGFDTGPGNVLMDLWIGRHLGKAYDEDGAWAAGGSVHLPLLDALLDEPFFRQPAPKSTGRDLFHDAWLDAKLKGFGALAAQDVMATLTRLTAVTIADAIRAEHAGVDAVYACGGGAYNATLLREIGTALGGATVASTAALGIAPNRVEALAFAWLGWRFLQREPGNLPAVTGARGPRILGALYPA
- a CDS encoding RDD family protein produces the protein MRVQEQAELEYVGFWARFGASLIDGILTAIATLPILLAIYGMEYLDNETLIAGPADFVISYVLPSIVIVLLWSKFAATPGKMAVGAIIVDARTGGKPSTSQYVIRYIGYFVSAIPLLLGYLWAGFDPRKQAWHDKMANTVVVRRKNGAGNPVHFDQAPA